CCCCCGAGTCTGCGCCCGGCACCGCGCAGCGCTCCGCGCCCCCGGcgctgtccgtggtgctgaaGGGCGACCGCGCCTCCGGGGGGGTGAGCGAGCGGTACGCGTGGGGAAGCGTGTGATGGTACACCTATTTGTTACTGTATCAGTATCAGTATTAGTATTAGTACTATTAatataataatagcaataattctCTGCAAATTCAGGTGGAAAGCTGTTCCCAGACAAAAGCGAAAACATTTTGGTAAGAATATCATCCCTAGCCCAAGTTTCCCAGGCCAAGATTACCGTAGCAGTTTTGCATTCCTGTTTTAATCGCCTCCCCCACCCTTGCTTGTCACCTGAAAATTTCAGAGCTGCTTATCAATAATGCTCTGTGTGTCATATGGCTGCAAAGCATTCCGATCAATATATTATCATTTCAGAGCTTGATTATGAAGGTGAAGGGCGTTATCAAGGACATCTGGAAATTCTGATCGGTGTTCTGCAGTCTCTGATCAGCTTCAGTGCTTTACAAGCATAGTTTCTGGAACAGAATAGGATCAAAAATCTCTAACTAGAGAGACAGTGTCTTATCCCCTCATTCATACCAACCCTTGCTGCCAatagacaaacaaacaaaaagcagaggtATCATCTGCACATTTGCCCTAGATTCTTTTAACATATCCTCTGCTCTTCACTCCATTGCAGCTCTCAAGCACAGCAATACATAACGAACTTCTCATGGCAGCGTGTTGTGTACTGTACACAATTTTCCTGACTGAAATATTTGAGGCAAGAGTGATctagagaaaaatggaaatatattaaaaatatttttttttatgacagcaTTACACAAGTAATTTAGATCTCATAGTATGGGAATGACAACACATGCTTAGAATACACATCAGGCTGCTGAGGAGAAACAGCTAGTGTTTGCTTACTATGTTAGGATTATTATTTTGTCAATTCTCTTGCTCTGTAGATACCCAACAGTACTTAAATGTATTACATTTGATGCATATGCCAAGCTGAAATTGTTCCACTTTCTGTCATACATAATATTATTTGCCCTATCTGCCACCTTGAAAAAGATGTTCAATTGTGCACAGTCccctttcattgtttttttctgatattattCATGGGTCCTTAATGCAAGTCAAAAATATACCTAATgtaaaataaggtgaaaaagGTCTCCCTTGGTTCCCAGCTAGCTTTGTTAGTGCTTCATGGCTGCTTCTCATGTCTCTATATGAGGAAGGAGTTTCAAGCTACCATTCTGGACTGCGAGGCTGAACTGGTTGGGTCCCTGTGGCTTAACGTCAAAGACAATCTCCTGTTACACGGAAGACAGTGGTATGACTGTGATGGCTATGATGTTGATGAAGTATTGAAAGTTTTGCTCTCCACCAGCATTACTTTAATGAGGTTTATTACTGATGAATTTCTGATATGATTGCTAATGTTtaactaaaatatattaaaaatcttttctgcatAATGTTTGCCTTTCTAATAAATTTCTAACTTTTCAACcatgtggaaaaagaaacaatgcaTGCTACATAAATGTAAAGCCATGACTCACAGGAGGATGATTTGGAATTTGGCTTTGGGAGAAAGAACTTGTACCCCAGTGCAGTCATTCCTTGGCCTCTGGTGCTTTATCTTTATAATGTGGGTTTGAGCACTTATACTAATATATACAGAGGGTGGAAATAAGAAACTTTGTTATCTAGGATAAGGTTTTCCCTGGAATGTACAGAAATATTATGTGGAAAGAAGCCCTgaaattttctttgttctgttttgcagaactgGCAGAAGAGAGTCTGTGCGCTGTGGGAGTGATGCGAGCACCTGAGCTGTCTGCATATCTGAAGACAAGATGTCCTGTTGATGCCCCAGCCAAAAAGAGGTAGGAGGAGCCTCCTGTGATGTGTGCATCACTTGGGCTTCTTGGGATTCCTGAAACATTGAGCTTGCCTGAGGAGTAGCCTTCCCTGGGGACTGGCAGGCAAGACAGAGTCATTAGTAAGTGCAAAGCACACTGAGGTCTTGACATAGAAGCTCTTGCAGAAGCACAAAATGACCCCATCATGTATTTTGCAAAACCACGAGCTATTTTGGGGATCTGCTGACTCAGAACAAGCTGGTTCAGATTGTCATGCCATTTATAACAAAAGTTCTCAGGGCAATGAGGGTGATCTCAGGATcttttaataaaattcaaaatacagcTCATGTTCAGTACGTACGTTCAGCATAACTCTTGCACAATTGCCAAGGCTCTCTGATATGAACACCAGAGTCTTTATAAGCAGCTGATTTTTGAGTCAATGGGCTGTAACGCTTTTGAAATCAATGATTATTTAAGAACTCCTAAAACTGCACGTTGTCTAGCTGCTGTGCACATAAACATTGGGTCTGCTCTGCGTTCCGTTGGCTCTCTGCAAATGGATAATTTGGTTCTGAGGTCTGAAGGATGAGTGTGGATTATAACACCTCTTTTCTAGCCATGCCAGTAAAACTTTTACCATACAGCTTTGGAGCAGTTTTTTATTTCAATAGGAGCTGGAAATACTCAGCACTTTTCAGTTGTGGTTCCAGGACACTCATGGATTTTCATAAATAAGCTGTTTGTGGCCACAGAGAGATCTGCTTAGTTAGGATTTCACCAGTGCTGATGTTCACCCagtttactttgattttttttttcttacattctgCGTGGTATCTCAGAGTTTTCAACTTGGTATATAAACACCAGTCATTAGATTTAGAAACTGCAAAGCTACTATCTATCCATTGTTCTTTGGGTATTTCTGTCCAGTTGCATTTTGAAACAGGTAAGATGAGTTACAGGAGAGCTTACGTTTGGATGAGACGTCAAAGAACAGCCCACTTCTGCCTTGAAATCCTCCAATGCTACTTTTCACAAGAGATTTCCTCCATTATATTTAGCTGACCCCTATTCTGTGAGTTCGCTTGCGAAAGTCATAAATTGTGCACACATGACTAATATCAACGCAAAGATGATTAGATTTTCTAGAAGTTGGACTGGTGGGCAGGTCACAATGACAAAAGCGAAGGATATTTTGTATGAGTTTGTGATGGCTTCAGAGCATCATATTGGGTTATATAGAGCATGTGTGTAGTGCGTACAGCTGTATGAGATGAAGGCCACTTAGATCCCATCATTTGCCCATCAGTTCTGTCTGCATGGATTTATTCCAAATTATGTGGAATTTGCAACAGCAAATTTTCACACAAACATCACAACtagaattttttcctctttcctgtaaAAACGATATTTTTGTGAGTCAGACACAGTACTGTGATGAGCCTCAGAAATTAAAGTATCATAAATTAGACAACCTGCTTTCTTGCAGTGATATAAGGTTCTAATATTTGTCAGGAAAGACTCTCAGCTTGCCAGGAAGCCGCCAGAAAACGGAGACTTACAAAGCCTTCCATTTAAAGGTACAAAAATGCCATTGTAAGGCATAATAAGGGAAAAACTTTAACTGTTCCAAAATACCTCTCAACCCACACAACATCACAGACACCCTGGTACACTCAACCAAGCGAAACCTGAGATGGGCTGCGAAGCACAACTGGCTTGTGGTTTTTCCAGTCTTGAATAAAACATCCTTATCAAATACGTCCTGCAAGAGACATTGCTTTTGATGAGAAAGCAGCATCCCTTTTCTGGGTGACCTCTGTTTGTTTCCAATCGTGCGTTTCAGAAGAAGCAATTGAAAGAATGACAGGGAAATGCAATGTTTCTGAATAACTCAGATTTTTACAAAAAGGCTCTGATAGTATGTAACGGTTTGCAGTAGGAAGGGGAGAGCCATTGACAGTGGCTCAAACTCTACAGTAGTTAATCTTTGGCACTCACAAAATTGTTTTTAGCTGGCTAGACAGCGTAACAACAGCTCTAAAATCTGATGGTGGAAGAATTCATTGTGATTGCCTGCGAAAGGAGTGTTTCTGCGTGGGGCAAGCTGTTAACTGTGTTCTcatcccttctttcttctccctttgaaCATCTAAACCCTAATGCAAGGAGGCACTTCAGCACTTCCGTGTGGAAGAAACTGTTTAAAGTTAGCCATGAAATCAAGGAGTGTCTTCGATTACTGTTTCCCTACAATTGCTGTAAGGCCAAATGCTTCAAACATCTACAGGAGAGCATGAGGCTGCTCTAAGGGGCGAATCCTGGCTGGCCAGGGCCATCTTCTGCAAAGACATGGCAGGCTGTGCAGGAGGAGGTCCTACCCCTGTCAAAAACCTTCTGTCAGAGCAGAAGGAGATGCAAACCTCACCCCTTCTGCCCTGCGAGTCCTGGCTGCGGTTGTCCCACGGCTGGGCTGCTGGGCGTGCTCCCAGGTGGACAATCAAAGGAGCAAAGGAACCAAGCGCTGCACTTGCCTCACCCCCCTCGGGATGGAAAAGAGGAAGCTGAACCCAAAGTGACAGATGTTTGTCACTTGTGGTTGCAGCGGGAGACGCTCGGGGACAACAGCTATAAAGATGGTACAAGAAGCTGTGTGAAATGCAGTGATTGGAGGTGCAGCAGGTAACTTCTGCCAGGCAAGGAGGGCTGTTTGTCAGCACGGTGCTCTGCGAGCGTGGAAGAGCAGCAGGCTGCAAGGCAGGGCATTTTGGAGCTAATCTAAGCGGGGCACCACAGAACCACACAGCGCAGGTTCACACTTCAGCTTAGCAAGAGCATAgctctttagaaaaataatgaaaaagaagaggCAGTGCTGAGACAGGATAAATAAGGAGATAAATCACTTTGCAATACCATGCAagccaaaacctgaaaataaacaaTTACTTTAAATCATATCAAGCACCTATCACAAACATCACATTTATACAATTGATCCATGGGTAAATTAGACAATTAATTCTGAATTGGATCactaatgaaataataattatcTGTTTACAATGGAATGGTATGAGAGTGGGTctagaaacagaaataaagaaagagtGCAGCAAAATCCACTCAGCTCCATCACCAGTGGGCATGGGGGGGATGGTCAATAACAGTCTTTAATGTCCAGATATTGCTGGGGGGGGccataaatgaaatacaaaatatatgaGTATTCATGGGCTGCAAATGGCAGAGATGTAGAAAGGCTCTTTTAGAACAttgattgctgctttttttttttttaataaataattgcAAAGTGGAAAATTCTTTTAACTTCTTCAGAGTCCTGCTTGGTTTTCTGCCCCCGCTTGGCTTTCTACCACGAGTGGTTGTTTACCCTGAAAGACTCCGGAGGGATTAGGACCTCCTAGTTGTCAAAGCAGTGAAGGATAGACAGAAAAGGGTGAGAGTTTCAGTACAGAATGGTTTTGGTGACTCATATCTAAATCAAGACCTTCACTGAGATGGAGAAGCGCACTGGGGTCTTCTATAAGAACTTGCAaccttgttttttttcatgtaagagctgcaaacagataaaataaagctttagCCCAGGTCCTCATAGGATAGGTGAGAGCCCTGGTTAGGTGACTATTGGCTGTTTTCTGTATAGAaactattttctgtctttaatttttttctgttttctatacATTTTACCCCAGAGTGGAGGAGTATTTCCACTGAAATagcatttctttgaaaaattcctGATAAGCTTTATTTTGCCTGATGCCTTTAAGTGAAAGAGATGTTAACAAGAGCAGAATATTTCTGTAAACTCCTAGAAATTGCTGAGACCCCATCCCTAAGATGCGTTTCGcagatttttcatttctgctcctCCCTGTTTATCTAAACTGCACCTCACAATGAAACTAACAGTTTAGAAATGGTCACATAGGAGAGATGGTGCTCTGAAGAAAGTCATGTACACTGAAGGTATATGAAATACCATGACTGTTGCAGCCAAAAATATTACGTCACTGGGTCTATGTAAATTTTCCCTAGATTTATAACCACAAATGTTCAGGGGGAAGCAGAACTTTAACAATGTTAAAGCTTGCAAGCATTAACAGTGACAAGTTTGGTTCAGATAAAAGGTGCCTTATTTCAAATTGCCGGGTGGGTGTCTTAAAAAGGGAATAGCAAGAGGAATCGGTTATATTTGATCAGAGCATTAACATGTTGAAATGTAGAGATTGTTATCCTCCCTGTGCCCATGCGCGCACTTCCCAGTCTATAGCTCTGCATATGCCAGGACAGATTTTTGCAGTGCTTGCTCACGTGTAATTCAGATGTTTAAGAAGCACACTAGAATTGAGAGGCTGGTAtgctctcttctctctctttcctcctttctttctttcattcgatctttttccctctttcttccttatttctttggtttttttccctcttttcttctttccctcttcttttccctttcctttcctttcctttcctttcctttcctttcctttcctttcctttcctttcctttcctttcctttcctttcctttcctttcctttcctttcctttcctttcctttcctttcctttcctttcctttcctttcctttcctttccttttcccttttcctccccgccgccgccgcacagTGGATGTACCCACGGCCCACACGCGGAATTTCCGCTGTACCGGAGGTCACGTCGCGGCCCTCCGGACCCAGACCCGCCCGTaccaggcccggccccgccaccgccttCCCGGTGCCCCGCCATTTTTCCTGCGGTGCGGAGGGACGCTCCGGTACCGACGCGGCGGGCGGGAGCCCCGTCCCGGGACGCGGGGCGCttcggcgggggcggcgcggcccggcagGGGGCGCCCTGTGCGCGGCAGCGGGCCCGGGCCCcggtagcggcggcggcgggcggccgggccgggccgggccctgccccggagccccccgccgccggcgggaggtggccgcccccgccccgccgctccgccgccgccgcctcgacGTgtgccgccggccccgctccttCGCGCTCGGTGGGACCGGggccgggaggcagcgggggctctccggcggggacggcggcgcggcccggggggagccctcccgccgccctccGAGGTCGTTCCTGCCCTAAGGCAGCCCGGGGCTGGCGGAGCGCGGTGCCTCCCGGGCCCGGTAGCCCGGCTCGGCGACGGCTCGGCCCGCTGCCCCCCGTCGCTGGCGGCTTTTGTTAccggcggtgcggggcggggagcggggaggggggggcggcgcggcggggcgaggggaggtTTTGTGGCAGGAGCGGCGCGGTCCGTGCCCATTCGCCTCCCGCCGCTCCCGTGGTGCTTCAGCCCAGCCGGGATCCCTTTGTGCTAATAGCCCCGTCCTCATTTGCTGCCTAATTGGACTATATAAAGGCAATAACGGGCGGGCGCTCGTAgcctccagccacagcagcacgtcgcagggggggccggggccgcggcggctgcgggcaggggctgcGCGGAGCCTTCTCCTGCCGGCCGCCTGCCTCCCCGCCTAATCCCATTTGCCATTGTGCGTGCCCAATCGCCGTGTGCTCCCCGCGTTTAACTTGGATGACATTTTGATTTCATCATTAGCATCCGGCGCCAGGTTGacgcagcagcagcggcggcgggaggcggcggcggcggcggcggcggcagcgacgACCCCGGCTCTCCGCCTGCCCGCAGCAGCCCCCCGGTGCCGCGGGCTGAGCGGTTCCCCTCGGCCCCCCGCCCTGCCGCCCCCCCATGCGAGGGGCCCTcgaccggccccgccgccgcgctcccacgccgccccgccgcgcctctcccccgccccgccgggagccGCCACCTGCGCGACGGGCGCGGGCTGCGGGGCCAGCGGCGGGCAGGAGCACCGGAGGATGCCGGAGACCGGGCAGGAGCCGCccagcgccccgccgccgccccccaagGAGTCCTTCTACATCAAGAACCTGCTCAACGGCGACCCCCCCAAGCCGCCCCCCAAGCAGCCGCGGGCGCTGTTCGCCCCCTCGGGCAAGGCGGCGGTGGACGGCGCCGGCTTCGCCCTCTCGCAGGTGGGCGACCTCGCCTTCCCCCGCTTCGAGATCCCGGCGCCGCGCTTCGCCCTGAGCGCCCACTGCCTGGAGCGCGCCCAGACCTGGTGGTACCCCTACGCCCTGACGCCGGCCGGAGCCCACCTGCCCCGCACAGAAGGTACCgctcccctccttctctccctccatccctccgtcctTCCGTGCCccatccctctctccttccatccctccttccctccatcccttcatccctccgtccccccttctctccatccttctgtccctccatccctccatgcctccatccctccctcccgcacCGGCGGGGACCGGGGGAGGCTGACAGCGGGGCGCCCCGGGGACCGGCcggctggtcccaccacccccgACGGGGCGCGGGGGCCGGGCGGTGAAGGTGTCTCTTTGTGTCCCtcatccctccccccccgctccccttcccctccagccgCCGAGAAATCCCTGCTGAGGGACTCGTCCCCCGCCTCGGGCACCGACCGGGACTCCCCGGAGCCGCTGCTGAAGGCGGAGGGGGAGCAGAAGGAGCTGGACTCCAAGAGCCCCGACGAGATCGTCCTGGAGGAGAGCGACTcggaggaggggaagaaggagggaggcGCGGAGGACTGGAAGAAGCGGGAGGAGAGCCCGGAGAAGAAACCCTGCCGCAAGAAGAAGACGCGCACGGTGTTCAGCCGCAGCCAGGTCTTCCAGCTGGAGTCCACCTTCGACATGAAGCGCTACCTGAGCAGCTCGGAGCGGGCCGGCCTGGCCGCCTCCCTCCACCTGACAGAGACCCAGGTGAAGATTTGGTTCCAAAATCGTCGCAACAAGTGGAAGAGGCAGCTGGCGGCCGAGCTGGAGGCGGCCAACCTCAGCCACGCCGCCGCGCAGCGCATCGTCCGCGTCCCCATCCTCTACCACGAGAACTCGGGCGCggaggggggcgcggggggcggcggagcccccggCACCCAGCCCCTGCTCACCTTCCCTCACCCCGTCTACTATTCCCACCCCGTGGTCACCTCCGTGCCGCTCCTGCGGCCCGTCtgagcccgcccgccgccgctgcgcgGAGAGGCGCGCAAGTCACCGGCCCGCTTGTAAGTACCTCCAGCCACCCGTGCGATTTCAGCCggcggagcggggagcggggatgggggggattggggaagggagaagggtgcggggggagggggacacgacCCCCTTGGCGGGTGGTGCTAAGAGGAAAGTCGcgaaaatttagaaaaaaacaaaaaaaataacaaaaatggggggggagggaacggaaaataaggaaaatgaaagcgGGAACTTGTAGAGAACCCTGGAGCTGTCACACCTTTTGTAAACGTGGACAAAAACCGCGATGGTCTCTGTggctttagttttatttttgtaaaaaaaaaaaaagaagaaaaaaaaaggataatactaaaaaaaaaaaaaaaaaaagagtgatccCAGGCCACTCCTCGAGATTTGCCAAACGCTAATGGGAAGCTGAATTTCTGTTCCTTTCGGACCTCTCCTTCTGCCTCCAAATTGTTCAGGCTCTTCCTGATCCTGTCGTGACTCAAACTTCATCGGCCGCGGCTTTTCATTTAAGCAGAACTCGGTACCCATTTGCCTCTTTGCTTTCCCACATTTTGTACTTTTCCGTTTCTGTCATGGGACTTTATAACGAGCAAGAAATACAACCTCAAAGCGAACGGTTAAACACACCCGCACGCTTTGAGTGTCCCTTATTTATTATCGTTTACTTAGATGCTTTTAATCCTTGTTTATAATTCTTGTTTTCCTAGTTGTCaggttgttttgggttgtttttttttttttccttgtaaagtTATTTCggtattttggggagaaaaaaaaaatctgtacccttttgctttctttcgtaattattattattattaattattattgtaCTTTTGAACTGTGCAATATTGTACGACGATTCTTAAAGCACTGCTTTTGTTTGAGTGGTGAGGAAAGGGTTTTTAGCATTGTATAATTGCGTTCGTTCATGttgtacaaaataaattaataaaacaaaaaaagaattaaaagcgAAGGAAAGTGAGAAGAGAGGAGCAGGGCATGGGAATAAGCATCAGCCTGGCTTATGCGAATAAATAAGGGAGATTCGGTGAGCTGGGCGCTTTAAGTGAAGGACAATCAACTTTAGggtaattttaatttatttgatatGATGTACAGTTTTCTTCTAAAGTCCATCGAGTATGTGGATTTTAATAGGCAGAAATCAAGTGAGGAGTGGACACCTCTAGTCTCTCTCTGTCTTAGTGTCTGCTCACCTGTTGTCTGACAATTGTTTGCTGTCTTCCcaagggtttgggttggtttctttattttattttaattttaatttgtccCCCTTTCGGTTGTACTCTCTGCCCTCTCGCTTTCTGTTAGGGATCGGtcctatttttaaaacagcttatATTGTTATAAACTTAATgttgtggtggaaaaaaaataatcaataaaaccCGTTCCTTATCATTTTTTAAAGTGTGGCTtcggagaaaaaaaacaaaaacaaaaacaaaaaacaaaaaaacacatcaaaacaacaaaaaaaacccgacCAAATAAAAGAGGCGTTGTCTGGGAGCGCTGCCGCCTGCTCGGCCGGGActgccggcggggggggcggcgggggtccCCGGGAGCGGGGGTCCGGAGGTGCTCTCCGATGGGGACCGGGGTGgacgggggccggggggggggggggcgcttttCCCCAGCCCCGCCGCATCCGGGGGCACCGCGGCTGGGTCACCCCGAGCGAGGGGTCCCAGGTCCACAGGGACCCTCCCCCCCGGAGCCGGCCGAGGGGGTGTCCCTTCCCACTCGGGGGCTTCCCTTGAACTTCTGGCCGCCCCTTCCTCAACCCCCGCCGGCTGCCTCGCCTCCCGGCGGTGctgcccttccccttctccccccttctcCGGGGGGGATTTACCCAAAGGCACCCCAGGGTGTCCTgtcccgcccccccgcgccctcTGCCCACGGCCGGAGCCGCCACTCGTGTTTAATCCACCCTTCGCTGTTCTTTCGAGATAGGATCGCTCTCCGCTTCACGAAGATTGGCCCGAATCGACGTGTTTATAGCGCCGAGGGCAGGATTTCGGgccaaagaaatcaaaataaaactcaACGTTGCGAAAAGATAATGTTGCGTTTTCTTTTCGTTTGGGATAAAAACCCTGGCAATGGGtcgtaaatgaaaaataaacagagttTCGGAGTCAAAATACGCTGCTCGCTGTGTCGCCTACAAACAGAGCGATGCCTTTTCTGTTTGCAGTACTAACTTTGGGACAAGTCGCTTGCAGCTCATTAAAAATATTGTTGTAATAGCAAATAGGTCTTTCCATTTTACAGCGCGGTAGCACGATGTTATCAAAaggcgaggggaaaaaaaaaagaacaaacaaacaaaaaaaacaacccaacattTATTTGTGGTCGGTGTCCAGAAAACGATTCTGGCCCATCCCGGCCCTTTCCCAGCGCTTCACCCCGCCTCAAGCCtgcgcggccgcggccccgcagcgCGGCCCTTACGCGGGTGCGGAGACCATCCCGTCCTGCACCTCCCGAAGCCCTCGGGGGCATTTCCCAGGGGAAGGTTTGCTCTTGGTGGGGTGTGATGGGGCTCGGgcaggcgcttttttttttttttgtaattaaaaaaaaaaaaaaaagaaaaaaaaaggaaaaaagaaaaggaaaaccagagcgcagcttttctgcttcttgcCGCCCTTGCACACCGCGGAATCGACAGCAGGCAACAAGGTGTGAAACCCCGCAATGAAGCTGGGCACAGGCGGTGGGCTGAGGGCGAGTGACCCCGATTCGTTGTCCCTCTGCTCGCCCCCCTCCCGCAGCGGCACCGCCCgggcttttcctccctccccggCCGGGAGGGAGCCCTCGCAGCGGGATGCTCTTTTCCTTCCGCCTCCGCGGAGAGCCGGATCGGGCTCTCAGGCTTTTCTCAAGCTCTCAGAAAGTCTCCCCAAACTCCATCCTGTCCCCAAAcgagggagggggggtgggaacGGGAAAACGAGAAGCGAGCGGTTCCATCGCTCCCTCCTAGGGATGAGGTGACATTTGGCGGTGGATGCCCAGCGAGCCGGGGCTCCGCAGCAAGACCCGGCTTCCGCGGCCGCGCTgagccgctccccgccggccagGAGCGGGACAAACTGCCAAGGtaaacccccctccccccgggcacccccagcccggcccAAAGTTTCTGCAGAGCCCGCATCAATTTCTGCGCTCGGCTGGAGTGAAAGCAATCGTTTTGAGcgttgggaggaaaaaaaaaaaaaaaatccactttacgGAGATTAAAACTGTTTGGCAGGGAGGCTGGGgcgattaaaaaaaagaaaaagttccttCATTCCGCTGAGCTGTGAGAAACTCCGCGGCCACTTCTGTTTATTGCTGCAACCCCGCTCGGCAAATCTCTGCCTTTGTTTGTAATTCGGGAGATAACACGGTTCTTCTCGGCCACTGTTTTGAGCCTGGCTGAACAGAACTAGCTCGCCTGTTTGTGGTCGAAACAtacatgtatttcttttatttggtaGTAAATAGAGGCTTGCTGTGTATAGCAAACAGCTGGGGGGAAAGATATAAACTTCCCGGCCACCAGATTTAGGGATGCAGAAGAGTTTTGCCTCCCGGAGGGCTGGAGTAGGGACCGAGCTGCGCGGTTCGGCCCCTCCAGCAGCCGCACGCTCCCGGAAAGCAAGTTTGGGAGGTTGGTAAtttttatcattatcattatttttaattttttttcttttatttctttcttttttttttttttttaatttcatccaAAGACTTGCAAATTATCTGGTGGgaaatgtttgtttctgctgGCAGTGGCTGCGCCGTGCGGGACGGGCGGCGGAGGTGGGGACAACACGGAGCCGCTCCCCGCTCCGAGGGAATAATCCCGCTTTAAAACAGTGGTGGAAATGcgtggaatttttatttttttttatttattttttttcccccccaaatatGCTGCAAGTGTCTCTGTAATAATCACTTTACTCTATCGACTTGGTATAGTGTGCTAACGGAATGAGAAGACCATTAAGAGCATTAACAGATTGGTACAGCATAATGCTTCAGTTCGTATTGATCGCGAAACGTCTGTAAAATATTGTTTCAAATGAATCTATTGTTCCTGCGC
The sequence above is a segment of the Larus michahellis chromosome 6, bLarMic1.1, whole genome shotgun sequence genome. Coding sequences within it:
- the HMX3 gene encoding homeobox protein HMX3, producing the protein MPETGQEPPSAPPPPPKESFYIKNLLNGDPPKPPPKQPRALFAPSGKAAVDGAGFALSQVGDLAFPRFEIPAPRFALSAHCLERAQTWWYPYALTPAGAHLPRTEAAEKSLLRDSSPASGTDRDSPEPLLKAEGEQKELDSKSPDEIVLEESDSEEGKKEGGAEDWKKREESPEKKPCRKKKTRTVFSRSQVFQLESTFDMKRYLSSSERAGLAASLHLTETQVKIWFQNRRNKWKRQLAAELEAANLSHAAAQRIVRVPILYHENSGAEGGAGGGGAPGTQPLLTFPHPVYYSHPVVTSVPLLRPV